Genomic DNA from Setaria italica strain Yugu1 chromosome V, Setaria_italica_v2.0, whole genome shotgun sequence:
TGCCCCATCTCCAATTGTCAGTGACTCAGTGACCATATTTGTACCATTATAGTGATTTATAAATTGGGAATATGATTTTTGAAAATCAATGCAACATTGATTACATGGCTAGATTAATACCTGCAATGGGCTCATCTGTGGGGAAACATTTCTAGGCCCAAATTCACCAAACAAGCCAGCTTTGTGGACAGAAAATTGGACATCTCGGTGCGGCATAAACCTCATGCTTTTCTTCTATGATTTCTACCACTCTCCATATGTTAACACATATTTCTCCTGCATACAGCTATCCTGTATATGGTCAGGATCAAAGATATAGATCAGCAGCAGACCTTGCCTTTGCCGTAGCACTGTTTATagcaagaaagaaaggaagctTTGTAAATTACTACATGGTAGAACAATGAAGCTATGGACTTGATTCAAAAGATTCTCTTAACGCTTGTTTTAGTCTTCTAACATGAGTTAAGATTTATGATGTAGTACCATGGTGGAACAAACTTTGGAAGGTTTGCATCTTCCTATGTAACAACAAGCTACTATGATGGAGCTCCCCTCGATGAATATGGTAAGTAGGTAACCACATTTTACTTGCCTGATGCTGCTGAAACTTTGTAACAGCACCTTTTTATTGTATGAAATATCCTAACAAGAACATAATATGAACACAATTTACCAAGAAGGGTCATCGAACCATTGTATAAGATCATGTAAAGCCCAAAATGGCAGACCATATAGCATATCTAGAAAGTAACTGATGCTCCATAACATCTGCTGATGCCTTTCTAGGACTACCATTTGGTGGCTTTGGTGCAGAATCTCTTCATGCCCACTGGCAGAAGCCTTAAATTTGCAGCATTGCTGGTCTATATTACTTCCCATTTTCTCCTTATACTGTACATCAATACACCTTGTAgcagttggaacttggaagaaaGAGTTTCCTACCGAATTTTATCCAGTATTCAAGTACTCACTGATTACATTTCTCTCATAAGAAAaccaatatttggataatatcTGTTAAAAGTAACAATTATACATCCAGGATTAATATGGCAACCGACATGGGCTCATCTAAGAGAACTGCATGCTGCAGTAAAGCAGTCTGCAGAGCCATTACTTTGGGGAGCATATTCTAATCATTCATTTGGTCAACAGCAAGAGGTGAAATTAAAGTAACTTGGCATATTATATTTCCAATAAATTACTATATTTTCATCAATCTAACTGGGAAAATGTTGGCGTATCGCAGGGGCATGTTTTTGCAACAGAGTCTGAGTGTGTGGCTTTCCTGGTAAACTTTGACAAGCATAAGATATCAACCATTCAATTTGGTGAAGaggtgttccagctagctcctAAATCAATCAGTATCCTTTCGCAATGCAGGGAACTAGTATTTGAAACAGGCAAGGTGCGCAGCTTACATTCATGAAACTAAAATGTTCACTTACTGAAGATCTTTTTTAGAGGCGCCTACCGAAGATCTAAAATGCTTGTCATCCAAAAATTTATTGGCAGATAAATGCTCAACATGGTTTACGAACAGCAAAAGTAGTGCAGTCTCTAAATCATGTTGATAGGTGGAAGACATTCAAAGAACCAATTCCTACGTCACCAAGCAATATCTCGCATGTCGGAAACCAGCTTTACGAGCACCTCTCAACTACAAAAGATGAAACAGACTATCTCTGGTACCTCACCACGTAAGATTAACATCTTCAGCAAAAAAATACCACTCAGTATTTGCCCTGGTTTCTAGTACTTTCCTGAGCCTTATGTTAACCATATAATTGTGAAAATCATGCAGATACAATTATAGACGAAGTGGGAATGGCCAGTTAGTGCTTAATGTTGAGGCACATGCACATATTTTACATGCTTTCATCAACAATGATTATGTTGGTAAGGACATAAATACACCCTCATTTGCATTTACAGGGACTTATGGAGTACACAATTAAAGTAGAAGTAGTAATATTATTCAGGCTAGGCTAAGTTATCCTGCACAGCGGGGGTCTCCCTTGCTGTATTTACGTAAAAAAAAGTTATTAATGAATGTTGAACTATTTTTAACTGTATTTATATTTGACATCTTTTCCATATTGTGGTAGGAATTGTGCACGGGAGTCATGACAAACCGGGCAATATTGTTCTTAAGGCGCCTATTTTGCTACGGGAAGGGCGAAACTCCATATCGCTGCTATGTGTCATGGTTGGGTCACCGGTACAATCACTCTCAGATTATTCTTCTATATgctcaaaaaaaacaaaagttaaCTTATTGTCATTTGGTTGTGTTGCTTTGCGATAATTAAATGACTAGAGCCATGGCTTATGTTATTTATCCACAGCTAATACCATTCAGATTTCGAGTCTATATGAACAAAGCTGAAAAGCAAcacaaaaagagagagaaaactAATTAGGTTAAGAACATATGGAACAGCTAGTTAAACAACGAAAGCAGATTACCAGCAATTCTGCTTATTTTTCTGAACCGATACCTAATGACCCAAAAGGGAAAAGGGGGGGAAAGAAAGTCCAAGGACTCCACATAAGTATTTTAAATTTGTAAACCAAGAAACTATGCAGGCACATACCTAGAATTTGCATTAACTTGAGTTTTCATCCACCATGAAAGGACTCTGGTGCTTACATGGAGAGAAGAATCTTTGGAATTCGGAAAGTGAGCATAAAACGAAGACAGCAGCGACCATGCTCTATGAACAATGAGATGTGGAAACACCAAGTAAACCAACTCAGGTCAACATTGGTTCTAAATTTGATAGATCAGCATACATGCTCATTTTCAATCGTGCTGTGTGCAGGTTGGCTTATCTGGAGAAATAAATAAAGTGTACACATCTGGAGGATCATCTCGTGCAGAATGGACTGCAATTGACAGGTCCATGCATCTTCCACTTATCTGGTATAAGGTACATAAGACGTATACTGGTCCTGATGAACTTGCATATTTATTCTCTAGTGACTGTAACCAACAGCTTGGGAGAATTATTGTTGTTTAACAGACAACATTTGACACACCATGGGGCAACGACCCTGTGACACTGAACCTAAGCAGTATGGGAAAGGGTGAAGTGTGGATCAATGGAGAGAGCATTGGACGGTACTGGGTCTCCTTCAAAACCCCCAGTGGGCAACCTTCTCAATCCCTGTCGGTACTCTAGCTAGTTCCTACTGTAAAGCAAATTCCTTTTCTCCAATCATATCAGACGAATGTGAAATGTCTTGGTTGACTGTCTTTCTTAAGGTACCATATACCACGGCGTTTTCTGAAGTCTGGAGATAACCTCCTTGTCCTCATGGAGGAAATTGGTGGCGACCCACTACAGATAACAGTGAACACAGTGTCTGTTACCAGAATCTATGGTAGCGTCAGCGAGTTCTCTACCCCATCACTCTTGTCACGTGAAAATCATCCAGCAGTTCATCTCCGGTGCCAGAAAGGCAAACGCATTACGGATATTGAGTTTGCAAGCTATGGAAACCCCGTCGAAGACTGCAGAGAGTCTGGACGGAGCTGCCATGGAAGTTGCCACGCAGAAATGTCGGAATTCGTCGTGAAGAATGTAAAATTCTACTGCCTCACAAGCTACATGCTAATGCCATCAAAGTACAATATTACCAAGGTGCTGCCACAAAGCACAAAAGCCTGACAACAGAAATACCTGTTTTGTTCTTTCAGGCTTGCCAAGGCAGAAGGAAGTGCGCCGTTCCAGTACGGGCAGCCAAGTTTGGAGCTGACCCATGCCCCGGAATTGCAAAATCCCTTTCTGTTGTGGCGATTTGTGGATAAAGATAAGTCAAAAGCACTTCACTCATGGTGTGAATAGTCGTCACAAAGAACTATGATTTGTACAGACATTATATATAGGGGAGAAACAATTCCGTAGGGGTAAATTAAGGAGTAGGATTACTGAAGGCACGCACCACTTCAATGCGAAAATATTGTTGGACTCGCCGGGAAGGTAGCTCATTCTCCTGTCATTTTCCCGCTCTAAATTCCATCGTATGCAGGCTCTGATGAGATTTGAGGAAAGCAATTCAACTACACGCAATGTGTGAGGATCAAATGATGGTTGTACTACCTGTATGGTGACTGGTGATGGTGACCGTTGAAGGTAAATGGTAAtatgcgccgccgcctccgccgccgcccatcgtAGGAGGTGCCACGGATTGGCAATCGCTCTGACGCGCTCGCTGAACCAGTGGCCCAGGCCCACCAGGAGAAACTAAAAGCAGTCTCCTGCGAT
This window encodes:
- the LOC101776921 gene encoding beta-galactosidase 7 isoform X2, with the protein product MPGDDATVAVVVVLAALAALAAAGRAWGTEEERGNGTAAGRRVEVTYDGRALILDGARRMLFSGDMHYPRSTPEMWPDLIAKAKKGGLDVIQTYVFWNVHEPLQGQYNFEGRYDLVKFIREIHAQGLYVSLRVGPFIESEWKYGGLPFWLRDIPNITFRCDNEPFKRHMQKFVTKIVNLMKDERLFYPQGGPIIISQIENEYKLVEAAFHSKGPPYVHWAAAMAVNLQTGVPWMMCKQDDAPSPIINTCNGLICGETFLGPNSPNKPALWTENWTSRYPVYGQDQRYRSAADLAFAVALFIARKKGSFVNYYMYHGGTNFGRFASSYVTTSYYDGAPLDEYGLIWQPTWAHLRELHAAVKQSAEPLLWGAYSNHSFGQQQEGHVFATESECVAFLVNFDKHKISTIQFGEEVFQLAPKSISILSQCRELVFETGKINAQHGLRTAKVVQSLNHVDRWKTFKEPIPTSPSNISHVGNQLYEHLSTTKDETDYLWYLTTYNYRRSGNGQLVLNVEAHAHILHAFINNDYVGIVHGSHDKPGNIVLKAPILLREGRNSISLLCVMVGSPDSGAYMERRIFGIRKVSIKRRQQRPCSMNNEMWKHQVGLSGEINKVYTSGGSSRAEWTAIDSDCNQQLGRIIVV
- the LOC101776921 gene encoding beta-galactosidase 7 isoform X1, with amino-acid sequence MPGDDATVAVVVVLAALAALAAAGRAWGTEEERGNGTAAGRRVEVTYDGRALILDGARRMLFSGDMHYPRSTPEMWPDLIAKAKKGGLDVIQTYVFWNVHEPLQGQYNFEGRYDLVKFIREIHAQGLYVSLRVGPFIESEWKYGGLPFWLRDIPNITFRCDNEPFKRHMQKFVTKIVNLMKDERLFYPQGGPIIISQIENEYKLVEAAFHSKGPPYVHWAAAMAVNLQTGVPWMMCKQDDAPSPIINTCNGLICGETFLGPNSPNKPALWTENWTSRYPVYGQDQRYRSAADLAFAVALFIARKKGSFVNYYMYHGGTNFGRFASSYVTTSYYDGAPLDEYGLIWQPTWAHLRELHAAVKQSAEPLLWGAYSNHSFGQQQEGHVFATESECVAFLVNFDKHKISTIQFGEEVFQLAPKSISILSQCRELVFETGKINAQHGLRTAKVVQSLNHVDRWKTFKEPIPTSPSNISHVGNQLYEHLSTTKDETDYLWYLTTYNYRRSGNGQLVLNVEAHAHILHAFINNDYVGIVHGSHDKPGNIVLKAPILLREGRNSISLLCVMVGSPDSGAYMERRIFGIRKVSIKRRQQRPCSMNNEMWKHQVGLSGEINKVYTSGGSSRAEWTAIDRSMHLPLIWYKTTFDTPWGNDPVTLNLSSMGKGEVWINGESIGRYWVSFKTPSGQPSQSLYHIPRRFLKSGDNLLVLMEEIGGDPLQITVNTVSVTRIYGSVSEFSTPSLLSRENHPAVHLRCQKGKRITDIEFASYGNPVEDCRESGRSCHGSCHAEMSEFVVKNACQGRRKCAVPVRAAKFGADPCPGIAKSLSVVAICG